In Catharus ustulatus isolate bCatUst1 chromosome 31, bCatUst1.pri.v2, whole genome shotgun sequence, the following proteins share a genomic window:
- the TARBP2 gene encoding LOW QUALITY PROTEIN: RISC-loading complex subunit TARBP2 (The sequence of the model RefSeq protein was modified relative to this genomic sequence to represent the inferred CDS: deleted 2 bases in 1 codon), giving the protein MVAASPGKTPISLLQEYGTRLGRTPGYDLLKAEGQAHQPNFTFRVTLGDISCTGQGPSKKAAKHKAAEVALRLLRGGGAMLEPLEHGSPFPPEPPAEPGPAAPPPGPPRPPPSPRGPPLEMKTAVSPPQSECNPVGALQELVVQKGWRLPEYTVTQESGPAHRKEFTMTCRVERFVEIGSGTSKKLAKRNAAAKMLVRIHNVPMEPRDGSEAEGEEDQFNMTCPRLEGLRGRAPGCTWDSLRNSAGEKLGQLRSRGAAPAPGGACALLQELSEEQSFAISYLDIDALSLSGLHQCLVELSTQPTTVCHGAAPSRDGARAQAARNALQYLRIMAGGK; this is encoded by the exons atgGTGGCCGCCAGCCCCGGCAAGACGCCCATCAGCCTGCTGCAGGAGTATGGCACTCGCCTAGGGCGCACCCCCGGCTACGACCTGCTCAAGGCCGAGGGCCAGGCCCACCAGCCCAACTTCACCTTCCGCGTCACCCTCGGCGACATCAGCTGCACCG gacaggggCCCAGCAAGAAGGCGGCGAAGCACAAGGCGGCCGAGGTGGCCCTGAGGCTGCTCAGAGGGGGGGGGGCCATGCTGGAGCCCCTGGAGCACgg gtCTCCGTTCCCCCCGGAGCCCCCGGcagagcccggccccgccgcgcccccccccggc ccgccgcgcccccccccctcccccag gggCCCCCCCCTGGAGATGAAGACGGCGGTGTCCCCCCCCCAGTCCGAGTGTAACCCCGTGGGGGCCCTGCag gagctggtggTGCAGAAGGGCTGGCGCCTGCCCGAGTACACGGTGACGCAGGAGTCGGGGCCGGCGCACCGCAAGGAGTTCACCATGACGTGCCGGGTGGAGCGCTTCGTGGAGATCG gcagcgGCACCTCCAAGAAGCTGGCCAAGCGCAACGCGGCCGCCAAGATGCTGGTGCGGATCCACAACGTGCCCATGGAGCCGCGGGACGGCAGCGAGGCCGAGGGCGAGGAGGACCAGTTCAACATG acgTGTCCCCGGCTggaggggctgcggggccgcgcCCCCGGCTGCACCTGGGACTCGCTGCGCAACTCGGCGGGCGAGAAGCTGGGCCAGCTGCGGAGCCGGGGCGCGGCCCCCGCGCCGGGCGGGGCGTGCgcgctgctgcaggagctgtcgGAGGAGCAGAGCTTCGCCATCAGCTACCTGGACATCG ACGCGCTGAGCCTCAGCGGGCTGCACCAGTGCCTGGTGGAGCTCTCCACGCAGCCCACCACCGTGTGCCACGGCGCTGCCCCGTCCCGCGACGGCGCCCGCGCCCAGGCCGCCCGCAACGCGCTGCAGTACCTGCGCATCATGGCCGGGGGCAAGTGA
- the LOC117009100 gene encoding cyclic AMP-dependent transcription factor ATF-7-like, whose product MGDDRPFVCSAPGCGQRFTNEDHLAVHRHKHELTLKFGPARTDSVIIADQTPTPTRFLKNCEEVGLFNELASSFEHEFKKAAEDDEKKGSGALDMSLPSTPDIKIKEEEPLDVDSSPPDSPGSRPRSPRHRDRDKERDKALPSKPVILSTPTPTIVRPGSLPLHLGYEPLQPTLPSPTSVITQAPPASRQLGSPSGSLPLVVQLANGQTVPVLPGPVQMPSVISLARPVPVVPNVPGIPGPPLHSGGSISPSGLPVHSEAKMRLKASLAASSSLNGSSLAVGSASTMVTARPEQSQILGQHPDAPSPAQPQVSPAQPTPSTGGRRKRAADEDPDERRQRFLERNRAAASRCRQKRKLWVSSLEKKAEELTSQNIQLSNEVTLLRNEVAQLKQLLLAHKDCPVTALQKKSQGYLESPKESSEPSGSPAAVIQHSSAPNGLSAARSAAEAVATSVLAQMAGQRTELAVPAASHVIMAPQSQSAGR is encoded by the exons CGGTTCACCAACGAGGACCACCTGGCCGTGCACAGGCACAAGCACGAGCTGACGCTCAAGTTCGGCCCCGCTCGCACCGACTCCGTCATCATCGCAG ACCAGACTCCGACCCCGACCCGGTTCCTGAAGAACTGCGAGGAGGTGGGGCTGTTCAACGAGCTGGCCAGCTCCTTCGAGCACGAGTTCAAGAAAGCTGCCGAGGATGATGAGAAAAAG ggctccGGGGCCCTGGACATGTCCCTGCCCTCCACCCCGGACATCAAGATCAAGGAGGAGGAGCCGCTGGACGTGGACTCGTCCCCGCCGGACAGCCCCGggtcccggccccgctccccccggcacagggacagggacaaggagcgCGACAag GCGCTGCCCTCCAAGCCCGTGATCCTGTCCACCCCCACGCCCACCATCGTGCGGCCGGGCTCGCTGCCGCTGCACCTGGGCTACGAACCCCTGCAGCCCACGCTGCCGTCCCCGACCTCCGTCATCACCCAGGCGCCCCCGGCCAGCCGCCAGCTCGG GTCCCCCTCAGGCTCCCTCCCGCTCGTGGTGCAGCTCGCCAACGGCCAGACCGTGCCCGTGCTGCCCGGGCCCGTGCAGATGCCGTCGGTCATCTCG CTGGCCCGGCCCGTGCCCGTGGTGCCCAACGTCCCCGGCATCCCCGGGCCCCCCCTGCACAGCGGCGGCTCCATCTCGCCCTCGGGGCTGCCCGTGCACTCCGAGGCCAAAATG AGGCTGAAGGCCAGCCTGGCAGCCTCATCCTCGCTGAACGGCAGCAGCCTGGCCGTGGGCTCGGCCAGCACCATGGTGACCGCGCGGCCGGAGCAGAGCCAGATCCTGGGGCAGCACCCGGACGCGCcgtcccctgcccagccccag gtgtccccggCCCAGCCCACGCCCAGCACGGGCGGGCGCCGCAAGCGGGCGGCGGACGAGGACCCGGACGAGCGGCGGCAGCGATTCCTGGAGCGGAACCGCGCGGCCGCCTCGCGCTGCCGGCAGAAGAGAAAGCTCTGGGTGTCCTCGCTGGAGAAAAAGGCCGAGGAGCTGACGAGCCAGAACATCCAGCTGAGC aaCGAGGTGACGCTGCTCAGGAACGAGGTGGCTcagctgaagcagctgctgctggcccacaAGGACTGTCCCGTCACCGCCCTGCAGAAGAAGAGCCAGGGCTACCTGG AGAGCCCCAAGGAGAGCTCGGAGCCCTCGGGCTCCCCGGCCGCGGTCATCCAGCACAGCTCGGCCCCCAACGGGCTCAGCGCGGCGCGCTCGGCCGCCGAGGCCGTGGCCACCTCGGTGCTGGCCCAGATGGCCGGCCAAAGGACAGAGCTGGCCGTGCCCGCGGCCTCGCACGTCATCATGGCCCCACAGTCGCAGTCGGCCGGCAGATGA